The DNA region AACCACCATGTCGCTCACCATCGCCCAGCCCCGCACCGCGCTCCGCACCGCCGCTCCGGCGCCGACCGACCTCGGGACGGTCACCCCGATCCGTCCGCGTCCCGCGACACCGGCCACGACCGGGCAGACGAGCGTGCCGACCAGCCCGGTCGTCGCATCGCAGCGCAACCGCTCCCTGCCCGAGGGCACCGAGGCCCGTGGCTTCGCGCTCTACGTCGGGATCGACGAGGCGAAGGCGGCAGCGGCCGGCACGACGCTCGCGGCCGTCGTCGAGCAGCTGAAGGCACTGACCGCGCAGCTGGTGCCGAACTCGGAGACCTACGCGGCCGTCGCCGTCGCCGCGGAGCAGTCCGGCGGCCGTGACGTCGACGTCGTCCGACTGGCCCTGCAGGACCGGTCCGCGGTCGCCGCCCGCAAGCAGGCCGAGAAGCCCGAGCCGGAGGAGACCGGGGTCGTCATCGACATCTCCCGCAAGCGCGTGACGCTCGACGGCGACGCAGCTCCCCTGACCTACAAGGAGTTCGAACTCCTGCAGTTCCTGGTGCTGCGCGAGGGCCAGACGGTGGACCGCTCGGCCATCATCGACGGCCTGTGGTCGGACGGCGAGGACGAGACCCCGAACGAGCGCACCATCGACGTGCACGTGCGTCGTCTCCGCTCCAAGCTCGGCGCGTTCGAGGAGATCGTCCGCACCGTCCGCGGCGTCGGGTACCGGTTCGACCGCCACGCCGACGTGGCCGTGCGCTACGCCTCGACACCGTCGCCCGACCTCTTCTGATCCTGATCGGTCGCTCTTGGTGAACTCGCAGCGAACGACGCACGGGGAGGCTAGCGTGCCGTTACCGCTTCGTTATACAGTCGGTCGTGCAGACGGTGTTTGCTGTGGCACCGCCTGCGGAATGTGATTGCAGGAAACTCTTGGTGCAAGGGAGAGGGCCGGTCGCTCGGAAGAGCGGCCGGCCCTCGTGCATGTCCGAGCGCATGCATGTCGAACCCTCGCCTGTCGGGGGCCGTCGGTAGTGTGGACGGACCGTCCGACCAGAGGGGAGCGCGATCGTGAGCGAGTCACGCCGCAGCGAGAAGGCGACCGCCGTCGCTGCCTGGGAATCACTGTTCCGCGCCCAGGTCACCGTGATGCGGAGCCTCAACGCGGACTTCCCCGGTGGCGAGATCTCCTTCAACGAGTACGACGTCTGCTTCAACCTGTCGACGCAGCCCGGTCGACGCTGCCGCATGCGTGACCTCACCGGCCACCTGCTCCTCACCCAGCCGAGTGTGAGCCGTCTGGTCGATCGTCTGCTCGCCCGCGGGATCGTCGAGAAGCAACCGGATCCGTCCGATGCCCGCGGCGTCATCGTGGCGCTCACCCCGCACGGGTTCGACGTCTACCGCCAGGTGGCCGTGCAGCACGCGGCGAGCATCGCGCAGCAGGTCGGCGCCGGACTGTCCGACGCCGAACTCCGCACCCTCACCGAGCTCTGCACGAAGCTGCGCCTCGCGGTCGGCACCGCCCCGAGCCGACGGGCCGTCACGCGGTCGGTCTCCGAGTCGGACCCGGCACCGGTGTGACCGGCGCACTGGTCTGGCTCCGCGACGACCTGCGACTGGCCGACAACCCCGCACTGCGTGCTGCGATCGACCACGGCGGCGACGTCACGGTGGTCTACGTCCTCGACGACGAATCCCCCGGCATCCGTCCCGCCGGCGCCGCCAGCCGCTGGTGGCTCCACCACTCACTCACCGCGCTGGACGGCGAACTGCGTGATCGTGACTCGCGCCTGGTGCTGCGTCGGGGTGCGGCCGCCGCGGTGATCGACGCCCTCGTCGCCGACACCGGTGCCGAGGCCGTGTTCTGGAACCGTCGGTACGGTCCGGCCGAGCGCGAGGTCGACGCCGGCATCAAGAGCGCCCTGCACGACCGCGGCATCGAGGCGCACAGCTTCGCGGCGAGCCTGCTCTGGGAACCGTGGACCGTCCGCACCGGACAAGGCGAGCCGTACAAGGTGTTCACCCCGTTCTGGCGCGCTGCCCAGGCGATGCCGGAACCACGGCACCCGCTCCCGAAGCCCCGCGACCTGCCCGCCCCGGCCCGGGTCGCGAGCGACGACCTGAGCCAGTGGGACCTGCTGCCGACCCGTCCCGACTGGGCCGGCGGACTCCGCGACGCCTGGGAGCCCGGCGAGCACGGCGCACACCAGCGGCTCGAGCACTTCGTCACCCACGCGCTCGAGGACTACGACCAGCGCGACGAACCCGCCATGGCCGCCACGAGCGACCTGTCCCCGCACCTGCGCTGGGGCGAGGTCAGCCCGTACCAGGTGTGGCACCGGTTGCACGGAGCACTCGAGCCCGAGCAGCGCCAGAACGCCTCCGCCTTCCTGCGACAGCTGGCGTGGCGCGAGTTCAACTGGAACGAGTACTTCCACTGCGAGGACATCACGACGGTGAACGTGCGTCGCGAGTTCGACGCCTTCCCGTGGCGGGACGCCCCGGCTGCCGAGGTCGACCGGTGGCGCACCGGCACGACCGGGTTCGACCTCGTCGACGCCGGCATGCGCGAGCTGTGGCACTCCGGCGCCATGCACAACCGCGTCCGGCTGGCGACCGCGAGCTTCCTCGTCAAGAACCTGCTCGTCGACTGGCGCGTGGGCGAGCAGTGGTTCTGGGACACCCTCGTCGACGCCGACTCCGCCAACAACGCCGCGAACTGGCAGTGGGTCGCCGGGTCGGGCTTCGACGCGGCGCCGTACTTCCGGGTGTTCAACCCCGACCGACAGCTCGAGCGCTTCGACCCGCACCGGGAGTACGTGCACCGGTGGGTGCCGTCGGAGGAACTCCGGCCCGAGCCGATGGTCGACCTCAAGGCGACCCGGCAGCGCGCGCTCGACGCGTACGCCGAGATGCGTCGGTCATGAGCCCGTGGGACTCCGCCCTCGCGCAGGTCGACGGGCTCTTCCGTGACCGTGTCGACCGGGGCGTCGCACCGAGCAGTGCGTGGGGCGTCTTCGACCGGACCGGGCTCGTCGCCTCCGGGGGCCACGGCGACCGCGGCGACGGGCAGCGGCCGGACGCCGACACCGTCTACCGGATCGCGTCGTGCACGAAGAGCGTCACCGCGGCGACCCTGCTGACGCTGGTGTCCGACGGTCGACTGGACCTCGACGCGCCGATCACCACGTTCGTCCCGGCGTTCGGCGCCGTGCCCCTGCCCACGCCCGACTCCCCCGTGCCGACCGTGCGGATGCTGCTGACCATGTCGGCCGGCTTCCCCACCGACGACCCCTGGGCGGACCGGCAGGAGTCGATCAGCGACGCCGAGCTCGACGACGTCCTGCGCGGTGGGCTGCTGTTCGACTCGGTGCCCGGCACCCGGTTCGCCTACTCGAACCTGGGCTACGCCCTGCTCGGGCGGGTCGTCGCCGTCGTCACCGGCCGTCCGTTCACCGAGGTGGCACGCGACGCCGTGCTCCGACCGCTCGGTCTCGACCGCACGGTGTTCAGTGCGGCCGGGGCGCAGGGACCGGTCGTCACCGGGTTCCGCCCGTACGACGGCGACTGGGAGCCCCTGCCGATGACCGGCCCGGGGGCGTTCTCGTCGATCGGCGGACTGTTCTCCACCGTCCGCGACCTCGCACGGTGGGCGACGCACCTCGGGTCGGCGTCCTCCGACGCCCCGGAACCCGGCCCGGTCTCCCCCGCGGACCGCCGCCTCATGCAGCAGGCGATGCGGGTCGTGCCGTCGTCCGTCGTCCCCGGCTCGTCACGCGCCACGGCGTACGGCTTCGGGCTGTTCGTCGAACAGGACGACCGGTTCGGCGAACTCGTCTCGCACTCCGGCGGCTACCCGGGGTTCTCCGCACACATGCGCTGGTCCGCCCAGACCGGGCTCGGGGTCGTCGCGTTCGAGAACGCCACGCAGGCGAAGGTCTCCGCCGCTGCCCAGCAGGCACACGACCTGCTCCTGGACACAGCGGGCCCGGCGACGTCCGACGGGCACACCGGCACGAGGACCGCGCCGCAGCGCCGCCCCGGCGCCGAGCCGACCATCCGCGCGACGCGAGCGGCGCAGGCTGCCGTGGCGGGCCTCCTGGCCGACTGGCAGGACGCCGTGGCGGACGCGGTCTGCACGCCGAACGTGGCGATGGACGTCCCGTACGACCGTCGCCGTCGGGCGATCGCCGCGGCGGTGGCCGAGGTGGGTGCTGACCTCACCGCCGCTCCCGTCGCCGAGCAGTCGTCGACGCCGTCGCACCTCCGGTGGTGGCTGCCGGGCACCTGCGGGCGCTTGCGCGTCGAGATCCGGCTCGCCCCTGCCGCGGCCGGACGCGTCCAGACCCTCACCGTCGTGGCGGAACCCACCGAGCACTGACGTGGTGGAGCGCGGCGGCCGGCCAGGTCCGCGCCACGCTCCTTCCTCGTCACACCGGTGGGCGACCACCCACGAACCCGAGTGCTCGGGCCGCGACGCGGGTGCCCTCACGTGCAGCCGCTCCGACGCGCACGGGATCGGTCGCCCAGGCCCGCACGAAGCCCGCGGCGAACGCGTCACCGGCGCCGACGGTGTCGACGACCGTGGCCGGCGTCGCGGGGACGCGGTGCACGCTCCGTCCGCGTCGCCCCACCAGCACGCCGTCGGCACCCACCGTGACCACCACGAGCGGTACGTGCTCGGTCAGTCGCCGCACCGCGTCGTCGAGGTCGGTCGTCCCTGTCAGTTCGAGAGCCTCCCGACGGCCGGGGAAGAGGACATCGACGCCGACGAGGGCCTCGAGGAACGCGGGGGCACCGACCGACCGGACGATCGCCGCCGAGGACGGGTCGAGCGACACCCGGGCCGACCCGGTCCGAGCGCGGGCGACCAGGGACGCGATACGGTCGGCGCCGCCTCCGAGCATCGCGTGCCCGGTCAGGTGCACGATGTCCGCGCGTCGGGCC from Curtobacterium sp. MCJR17_020 includes:
- a CDS encoding winged helix-turn-helix domain-containing protein, whose product is MSLTIAQPRTALRTAAPAPTDLGTVTPIRPRPATPATTGQTSVPTSPVVASQRNRSLPEGTEARGFALYVGIDEAKAAAAGTTLAAVVEQLKALTAQLVPNSETYAAVAVAAEQSGGRDVDVVRLALQDRSAVAARKQAEKPEPEETGVVIDISRKRVTLDGDAAPLTYKEFELLQFLVLREGQTVDRSAIIDGLWSDGEDETPNERTIDVHVRRLRSKLGAFEEIVRTVRGVGYRFDRHADVAVRYASTPSPDLF
- a CDS encoding MarR family winged helix-turn-helix transcriptional regulator, which produces MSESRRSEKATAVAAWESLFRAQVTVMRSLNADFPGGEISFNEYDVCFNLSTQPGRRCRMRDLTGHLLLTQPSVSRLVDRLLARGIVEKQPDPSDARGVIVALTPHGFDVYRQVAVQHAASIAQQVGAGLSDAELRTLTELCTKLRLAVGTAPSRRAVTRSVSESDPAPV
- a CDS encoding deoxyribodipyrimidine photo-lyase, with product MTGALVWLRDDLRLADNPALRAAIDHGGDVTVVYVLDDESPGIRPAGAASRWWLHHSLTALDGELRDRDSRLVLRRGAAAAVIDALVADTGAEAVFWNRRYGPAEREVDAGIKSALHDRGIEAHSFAASLLWEPWTVRTGQGEPYKVFTPFWRAAQAMPEPRHPLPKPRDLPAPARVASDDLSQWDLLPTRPDWAGGLRDAWEPGEHGAHQRLEHFVTHALEDYDQRDEPAMAATSDLSPHLRWGEVSPYQVWHRLHGALEPEQRQNASAFLRQLAWREFNWNEYFHCEDITTVNVRREFDAFPWRDAPAAEVDRWRTGTTGFDLVDAGMRELWHSGAMHNRVRLATASFLVKNLLVDWRVGEQWFWDTLVDADSANNAANWQWVAGSGFDAAPYFRVFNPDRQLERFDPHREYVHRWVPSEELRPEPMVDLKATRQRALDAYAEMRRS
- a CDS encoding serine hydrolase domain-containing protein, whose translation is MSPWDSALAQVDGLFRDRVDRGVAPSSAWGVFDRTGLVASGGHGDRGDGQRPDADTVYRIASCTKSVTAATLLTLVSDGRLDLDAPITTFVPAFGAVPLPTPDSPVPTVRMLLTMSAGFPTDDPWADRQESISDAELDDVLRGGLLFDSVPGTRFAYSNLGYALLGRVVAVVTGRPFTEVARDAVLRPLGLDRTVFSAAGAQGPVVTGFRPYDGDWEPLPMTGPGAFSSIGGLFSTVRDLARWATHLGSASSDAPEPGPVSPADRRLMQQAMRVVPSSVVPGSSRATAYGFGLFVEQDDRFGELVSHSGGYPGFSAHMRWSAQTGLGVVAFENATQAKVSAAAQQAHDLLLDTAGPATSDGHTGTRTAPQRRPGAEPTIRATRAAQAAVAGLLADWQDAVADAVCTPNVAMDVPYDRRRRAIAAAVAEVGADLTAAPVAEQSSTPSHLRWWLPGTCGRLRVEIRLAPAAAGRVQTLTVVAEPTEH
- a CDS encoding PfkB family carbohydrate kinase, which encodes MSMPQEASVPVSQPEGTRAGRVVAGRRRGAGKRFLVVGDVLDGVLVQTTAHTIGVHDPAAVIRHRPTGAAGNTAAWLGWLGAEVDLVARVGVDDVYRHERSLEDAGVRPHLRYDAMTSTGVVVSVRNDSGRTAMSDPAASGKLTAADVPEPVARRADIVHLTGHAMLGGGADRIASLVARARTGSARVSLDPSSAAIVRSVGAPAFLEALVGVDVLFPGRREALELTGTTDLDDAVRRLTEHVPLVVVTVGADGVLVGRRGRSVHRVPATPATVVDTVGAGDAFAAGFVRAWATDPVRVGAAAREGTRVAARALGFVGGRPPV